A section of the Pseudomonas sp. Q1-7 genome encodes:
- a CDS encoding Crp/Fnr family transcriptional regulator, whose product MIPREIQTQLQALFTAHGMTEPALQDCLMATIKLRDYERDQLIIRAGERPTHFYAILAGVARYYYLSPEGRQWNKTFFREGQLIGSLSAHLKQQPCTYNIAAVEKCRLASLPLAVLAQHGQRFPQLLQMQELMVRQIMLRNEDREAMLLTGNGEQRYQWLLEHEAWLLDRVPQYQLASYLGMDPVSFSRVKRKRAS is encoded by the coding sequence ATGATCCCCAGAGAAATCCAGACCCAGCTGCAGGCCCTCTTCACCGCCCACGGCATGACCGAGCCAGCGCTGCAGGACTGCCTGATGGCCACGATCAAGCTGCGTGACTACGAACGCGACCAGTTGATCATCCGCGCTGGCGAACGCCCCACCCACTTCTACGCCATCCTCGCCGGCGTGGCGCGCTACTACTACCTGTCCCCCGAAGGCCGGCAGTGGAACAAGACCTTCTTCCGCGAAGGCCAGTTGATCGGTTCCCTCAGCGCCCACCTCAAGCAGCAGCCCTGCACCTACAACATCGCTGCCGTGGAAAAGTGTCGGCTGGCCAGCCTGCCCCTGGCCGTCCTCGCCCAGCACGGCCAGCGCTTTCCCCAGTTGCTGCAGATGCAGGAACTGATGGTCCGCCAGATCATGCTGCGCAACGAAGACCGCGAGGCCATGCTGCTCACCGGCAATGGTGAGCAGCGCTACCAGTGGCTGCTGGAGCACGAAGCCTGGCTGCTGGACCGGGTTCCCCAGTACCAGTTGGCCAGCTACCTGGGGATGGACCCGGTGTCGTTCTCGCGGGTCAAGCGCAAACGGGCGAGCTGA
- the zapE gene encoding cell division protein ZapE, producing the protein MNVDSPLAAYRHALDQGGFQPDPAQRHAVDCLQACHEALHRTGQVTGVYLWGPVGRGKTWLMDRFHQSLRVPARRQHFHHFMRWVHQRLFQLTGTPDPLRALARELGREVRVLCFDELFVNDIGDAMLLGRLLSAMFAEGVAMVATSNQPPRQLYADGFNRERFLPAIDAIERHMQVVAVDGGQDHRLHPGTLHQRYWVAEPGRPSALAEVFERLAAGQGVSSGAVELGHRPVAVVRQCAAAVWFRYAELCEQPLAALDFISLCDRFPAILLSEVPALGAPRREGRIARGTEDAAERVVAGDRELPQLSVHDDGVRRFIALVDECYDRRVPLHLEAAVPMDRLYTEGYLEFPFRRTLSRLREMQLARF; encoded by the coding sequence ATGAACGTCGATTCCCCCCTTGCCGCCTACCGCCATGCGCTGGACCAGGGCGGCTTCCAGCCCGACCCGGCGCAGCGCCATGCGGTCGACTGCCTGCAGGCCTGCCATGAGGCGCTGCACCGTACCGGCCAAGTGACCGGCGTCTACCTCTGGGGCCCGGTGGGGCGCGGCAAGACCTGGCTGATGGACCGCTTCCACCAGAGCCTGCGGGTGCCCGCCCGGCGCCAGCATTTCCACCATTTCATGCGCTGGGTGCACCAGCGGCTGTTCCAGCTCACCGGCACGCCGGACCCGCTGCGGGCCCTGGCCCGCGAGCTGGGCCGGGAGGTGCGGGTGCTGTGCTTCGACGAGCTGTTCGTCAACGACATCGGCGACGCCATGCTGCTGGGGCGCCTGCTCAGCGCGATGTTCGCGGAGGGCGTGGCCATGGTCGCCACCTCCAACCAGCCGCCGCGACAGCTCTATGCCGACGGCTTCAACCGCGAGCGGTTCCTGCCGGCCATCGACGCCATCGAACGGCACATGCAGGTGGTGGCGGTGGATGGCGGCCAGGACCATCGCTTGCACCCGGGCACCCTTCACCAACGCTACTGGGTGGCCGAGCCCGGCCGGCCCAGTGCACTGGCGGAGGTTTTCGAGCGGCTGGCGGCGGGGCAGGGCGTGTCCAGCGGGGCGGTGGAACTGGGCCATCGCCCGGTGGCGGTGGTGCGCCAGTGTGCGGCAGCCGTGTGGTTCCGCTATGCCGAACTCTGCGAGCAACCCCTGGCGGCGCTGGACTTCATCAGCCTGTGCGACCGCTTCCCGGCCATTCTCCTGAGTGAGGTTCCGGCGCTCGGCGCGCCCCGGCGCGAAGGGCGCATTGCCCGTGGCACCGAGGATGCCGCCGAGCGCGTGGTGGCAGGCGACCGCGAGCTGCCGCAACTGTCGGTGCATGACGATGGCGTGCGCCGCTTCATCGCCCTGGTGGACGAGTGTTACGACCGCCGGGTGCCGCTCCACCTGGAGGCGGCCGTGCCCATGGACCGTCTCTACACCGAGGGCTACCTGGAATTCCCGTTCCGCCGCACCCTGAGCCGCCTGCGTGAGATGCAGCTGGCGCGCTTCTGA
- a CDS encoding AzlC family ABC transporter permease — translation MSRISEFIRGARDIIPMIVGAIPFGIIFGTLASGAGLSAWQTLGMSLLVFAGSSQFIAITLLSGGAGAAVVLLTTFVVNLRHALYSATLQPFVRHLPTRWRMPLAFWLTDEAFAVVQHRYAEADASPHKHWYFLGAALAMYLNWQLCTLVGVLFGQAVPNLAAWGLDFAMLATFIGIVVPMLRNKPQVAAALVAGAVALTCQGLPYKLGLMVAALCGIVVGVVLERRYRLDLMREDISCKPGA, via the coding sequence ATGTCCCGTATCAGCGAGTTCATCCGTGGCGCCCGCGACATCATCCCGATGATCGTCGGCGCCATCCCCTTCGGCATCATCTTTGGCACCCTGGCCAGCGGCGCCGGGTTGTCCGCCTGGCAAACCCTCGGCATGTCGTTGCTGGTGTTCGCCGGTTCGTCCCAGTTCATCGCCATTACCCTGCTCAGTGGCGGCGCCGGCGCGGCGGTGGTGCTGCTGACCACCTTCGTGGTCAACCTGCGTCACGCCCTCTACAGCGCCACCCTGCAACCCTTCGTGCGCCACCTGCCAACGCGCTGGCGGATGCCGCTGGCCTTCTGGCTGACCGACGAAGCCTTCGCCGTGGTGCAGCACCGCTACGCCGAGGCGGATGCCTCGCCACACAAGCACTGGTACTTCCTCGGCGCGGCCCTGGCCATGTACCTGAACTGGCAGCTGTGCACCCTGGTCGGCGTGCTCTTCGGCCAGGCGGTGCCCAACCTGGCGGCCTGGGGCCTGGACTTCGCCATGCTCGCCACCTTCATCGGCATCGTCGTGCCCATGCTGCGCAACAAGCCGCAGGTGGCCGCCGCGCTGGTGGCCGGCGCGGTGGCCCTGACCTGCCAGGGGCTGCCCTACAAGCTGGGGCTGATGGTGGCGGCGCTCTGCGGAATCGTGGTCGGCGTGGTGCTGGAGCGGCGTTATCGCCTGGACCTGATGAGGGAGGACATCTCATGCAAACCTGGAGCCTGA
- a CDS encoding AraC family transcriptional regulator, with amino-acid sequence MGEPREDAHFWQAGHLDGLELLSARYIEHRFAPHVHDGYVIAVLEAGAERYRYRGVEHLAGAGSLALINPDEVHTGSKGHDEGWRYRVFYPDIALVRGALDELELPLAGMPAFIGSVHRDPDLVRWFVNLHRLLEGEASALEQQTAWREALLALFRRHSKLPEPGLPGREPLAVLRAKDLLRERLAEPPSLEALAAEVRLSPFHFARTFRRATGLPPHAWLKQQRLDQARALLKAGCAPAGVAAQLGFADQSHLTRQFKQAYGVGPGEYRNACARSFKTH; translated from the coding sequence ATGGGCGAGCCACGGGAAGACGCGCATTTCTGGCAGGCGGGCCACCTCGATGGTCTGGAGCTGCTGTCCGCGCGTTATATCGAGCACCGCTTCGCCCCCCATGTGCACGACGGCTATGTGATCGCCGTGCTCGAAGCCGGTGCCGAGCGTTACCGCTATCGCGGCGTCGAGCACCTGGCCGGTGCCGGCAGCCTGGCGCTGATCAACCCGGACGAGGTGCATACCGGCTCCAAGGGGCATGACGAGGGTTGGCGCTACCGGGTGTTCTATCCCGACATCGCCCTGGTGCGCGGCGCGCTGGACGAACTCGAACTGCCGCTGGCGGGCATGCCGGCCTTCATCGGCAGCGTGCACCGGGACCCGGACCTGGTGCGCTGGTTCGTCAACCTCCACCGGTTGCTGGAAGGCGAGGCCAGCGCCCTGGAGCAGCAGACCGCCTGGCGCGAGGCGCTGCTGGCGCTGTTTCGCCGCCATTCGAAGCTGCCCGAACCGGGCCTGCCCGGACGCGAGCCCCTGGCGGTGCTGCGGGCCAAGGACCTGCTGCGTGAACGCCTGGCCGAACCGCCGTCCCTGGAGGCGCTGGCCGCCGAAGTCCGGCTCTCGCCCTTCCATTTCGCCCGGACCTTCCGCCGCGCCACCGGCCTGCCGCCCCATGCCTGGCTCAAGCAGCAGCGGCTGGACCAGGCCCGCGCGCTGCTCAAGGCCGGTTGCGCGCCGGCCGGGGTGGCCGCGCAACTGGGCTTCGCCGACCAGAGCCACCTGACCCGCCAGTTCAAGCAGGCCTACGGCGTGGGGCCGGGCGAGTACCGCAACGCCTGCGCAAGATCGTTCAAGACCCATTGA
- a CDS encoding hybrid sensor histidine kinase/response regulator: protein MSLSSGLIATVAFLYMAILFAIAFYGDRRSAPLSPRMRAWVYSLSLAVYCTSWTFFGAVGQAAGQVWNFLPIYLGPILLLLVAPWVLQKMVLISKQENITSIADFIAARYGKSQALAVVVALICLVSVLPYIALQLKGIVLGVNLLIGPGAESAGTRAQDTALIVSLVLALFTILFGTRNLDATEHHRGMVLAIAFESLVKLLAFLAVGAYVTFGLFDGFDDLFARARSAPQLEHYWSQSMDWSSVMVQTGVAMLAIICLPRQFHVTVVENIEPRDLRQARWVFPIYLALAALFVVPIALAGQMLLPSGVIPDSFVISLPLAEAHPALALLAFIGGASAATGMVIVEAVALSTMVSNDMLLPWLLRRQNAERPFEVFRHWMLSVRRVSIVVIILLGYVSYRLLGSTASLATIGQIAFAAIAQLGPAMIGALFWKQANRRGVFAGLAAGAALWAYTLVLPVVARGLGWPLENFPGLAWMMANPLQLPIEPLTQGVLLSLAGNWLLFAWVSVFSRTRVSEHWQASRFVGQQVSARASSRTLLAVQVDDLLMLAARFVGEERARQSFIRFAYRQGISFNPAQNANQDWITHTERLLAGVLGASSARAVVKAAIEGREMQVEDVVRIADEASEVLQFNRALLQGAIENITQGISVVDQSLRLVAWNRRYLELFDYPEGLISVGRPIADIIRYNAERGLCGPGEVESHVARRLFWMRQGTPHTSERLFPNGRVIELIGNPMPGGGFVMSFTDITAYRQAERDLKDANEGLEQRVVERTQELSQLNQALIEAKGTAESANQSKTRFLAAVSHDLMQPLNAARLFSAALGHQQDALPREARELVSHLDSSLRSAEDLITDLLDISRLESGRITPDRTAFPLASLFDTLGAEFKVLAQEQRMDFRVRGSKLRVESDIRLLRRVLQNFLTNAFRYAKGHVLLGARREGDHLRLEVWDRGPGIPEDKRKVIFEEFKRLDSHQTRAEKGLGLGLAIADGLCRVLDHKLEVRSWPGKGSVFSVTVPLARAQQPLPARQKQADTNGQALNGTQVLCIDNEDSILTGMHSLLSRWGCQVWTARNRLECEHLLAEAVRPQLALVDYHLDEGETGTELMAWLRTRLGEPLPGVVISADGRAELVAEVHAAGLDYLAKPVKPAALRALISRHVNLR, encoded by the coding sequence ATGTCGCTGTCCAGCGGGCTGATCGCCACGGTCGCCTTCCTCTACATGGCCATCCTCTTCGCCATCGCGTTCTATGGCGACCGCCGCAGCGCGCCGCTGTCGCCACGCATGCGCGCCTGGGTCTACAGCCTGTCGCTGGCGGTGTACTGCACCAGCTGGACCTTCTTCGGCGCCGTCGGCCAGGCCGCCGGGCAGGTGTGGAACTTCCTGCCCATCTACCTCGGCCCCATCCTCCTGCTGCTGGTGGCGCCCTGGGTGCTGCAGAAGATGGTGCTGATCAGCAAACAGGAGAACATCACCTCCATCGCCGACTTCATCGCCGCGCGCTACGGCAAGTCGCAGGCCCTGGCGGTGGTGGTGGCGCTGATCTGCCTGGTCAGCGTGCTGCCCTACATCGCCCTGCAGCTCAAGGGCATCGTCCTCGGGGTGAACCTGCTGATCGGCCCGGGGGCGGAATCCGCCGGCACCCGCGCCCAGGACACCGCGCTGATCGTGTCCCTGGTGCTGGCCCTGTTCACCATCCTCTTCGGTACCCGCAACCTCGACGCCACCGAGCACCACCGCGGCATGGTGCTGGCCATCGCCTTCGAGTCGCTGGTCAAGCTGCTGGCTTTCCTCGCGGTGGGCGCCTACGTCACCTTCGGCCTGTTCGATGGCTTCGACGACCTGTTCGCCCGCGCCCGCAGCGCCCCGCAGCTGGAGCACTACTGGTCGCAATCCATGGACTGGTCGTCGGTGATGGTGCAGACCGGCGTCGCCATGCTGGCCATCATCTGCCTGCCCCGGCAGTTCCACGTCACGGTGGTGGAGAACATCGAGCCGCGCGACCTGCGCCAGGCACGCTGGGTCTTTCCGATCTACCTGGCCCTGGCGGCGCTCTTCGTCGTCCCCATCGCCCTGGCCGGGCAGATGCTGCTGCCCAGCGGGGTGATTCCGGACTCCTTCGTCATCAGCCTGCCGCTGGCCGAGGCCCATCCGGCCCTGGCGCTGCTGGCCTTCATCGGCGGCGCCTCGGCCGCCACCGGCATGGTGATCGTCGAAGCCGTGGCGCTGTCCACCATGGTCTCCAACGACATGCTGCTGCCCTGGCTGCTACGCCGGCAGAACGCCGAGCGCCCCTTCGAGGTGTTCCGCCACTGGATGCTCTCGGTACGCCGGGTGAGCATCGTGGTGATCATCCTGCTGGGTTACGTCAGCTACCGTCTGCTGGGCTCCACCGCGAGCCTGGCGACCATCGGCCAGATCGCGTTCGCCGCCATCGCCCAGCTCGGCCCGGCGATGATCGGCGCGCTGTTCTGGAAACAGGCCAACCGCCGTGGCGTGTTCGCCGGCCTCGCCGCCGGCGCCGCGCTCTGGGCCTACACCCTGGTGCTGCCGGTGGTGGCGCGTGGCCTGGGCTGGCCGCTGGAGAACTTCCCCGGCCTGGCCTGGATGATGGCCAACCCGCTGCAGCTGCCCATCGAGCCCCTGACCCAAGGCGTGTTGCTATCGCTGGCCGGCAACTGGCTGCTCTTCGCCTGGGTCTCGGTGTTCTCCCGTACCCGCGTCTCCGAACACTGGCAGGCCAGCCGCTTCGTCGGCCAGCAGGTCTCCGCCCGCGCCAGCTCGCGCACGCTGCTGGCGGTGCAGGTGGACGACCTGCTGATGCTGGCCGCGCGCTTCGTCGGCGAGGAGCGCGCGCGGCAGAGCTTCATCCGTTTCGCCTACCGCCAGGGAATCAGCTTCAACCCGGCGCAGAACGCCAACCAGGACTGGATCACCCACACCGAGCGCCTGCTTGCCGGCGTGCTCGGCGCCTCCTCGGCGCGGGCGGTGGTGAAGGCCGCCATCGAAGGCCGCGAGATGCAGGTAGAGGACGTGGTGCGCATCGCCGACGAAGCCTCCGAGGTGCTGCAGTTCAACCGTGCCCTGCTGCAAGGCGCCATCGAAAACATCACCCAGGGCATCAGCGTGGTGGACCAGTCCCTGCGCCTGGTGGCCTGGAACCGTCGCTACCTGGAGCTGTTCGACTATCCCGAAGGCCTGATCAGCGTCGGCCGGCCCATTGCCGACATCATCCGCTACAACGCCGAGCGCGGCCTGTGCGGACCGGGCGAAGTGGAATCCCATGTCGCCCGGCGCCTGTTCTGGATGCGCCAGGGCACCCCGCACACCTCCGAGCGGCTGTTCCCCAACGGCCGGGTCATCGAGCTGATCGGCAATCCCATGCCCGGCGGCGGCTTCGTCATGAGCTTCACCGACATCACCGCCTACCGCCAGGCCGAGCGCGACCTCAAGGACGCCAACGAAGGCCTGGAGCAGCGCGTCGTCGAACGCACCCAGGAGCTGTCCCAGCTCAACCAGGCGCTGATCGAGGCCAAGGGCACGGCGGAGTCCGCCAACCAGTCCAAGACCCGCTTCCTCGCCGCCGTGAGCCACGACCTGATGCAGCCGCTCAACGCCGCGCGACTGTTCTCCGCGGCCCTCGGCCACCAGCAGGATGCCCTGCCCCGCGAGGCCCGCGAGCTGGTCAGCCACCTGGACAGCTCGCTGCGCTCGGCCGAGGACCTGATCACCGACCTGCTGGATATCTCGCGCCTGGAAAGCGGACGCATCACCCCCGACCGCACGGCCTTTCCCCTGGCCTCGCTGTTCGACACCCTGGGCGCCGAGTTCAAGGTGCTGGCCCAGGAACAGCGCATGGACTTCCGTGTGCGCGGCAGCAAGCTGCGGGTGGAAAGCGACATCAGGCTGCTGCGCCGCGTCCTGCAGAACTTCCTCACCAACGCCTTCCGCTACGCCAAGGGGCATGTGCTGCTGGGCGCACGGCGCGAGGGCGACCACCTGCGCCTGGAGGTCTGGGATCGCGGCCCGGGCATCCCGGAAGACAAGCGCAAGGTGATATTCGAGGAATTCAAGCGCCTGGACAGCCACCAGACCCGCGCCGAGAAGGGCCTGGGCCTCGGCCTGGCCATTGCCGACGGCCTCTGCCGGGTGCTCGACCACAAGCTGGAAGTGCGTTCCTGGCCGGGCAAGGGCAGCGTGTTCAGCGTCACCGTGCCGCTGGCCCGCGCCCAGCAGCCGTTACCGGCGCGGCAGAAACAGGCCGATACCAACGGCCAGGCGCTCAATGGCACCCAGGTGCTGTGCATCGACAACGAAGACAGCATCCTCACCGGCATGCACAGCCTGCTGTCACGCTGGGGTTGCCAGGTGTGGACCGCGCGCAACCGCCTGGAATGCGAACACCTGCTGGCCGAGGCAGTCCGCCCGCAACTGGCGCTGGTGGACTACCACCTGGATGAAGGGGAAACCGGCACCGAGCTGATGGCCTGGCTGCGCACCCGTCTGGGCGAGCCGCTGCCCGGCGTGGTGATCAGCGCCGACGGCCGCGCCGAACTGGTGGCCGAAGTCCACGCCGCCGGCCTGGATTACCTGGCCAAACCGGTGAAGCCGGCCGCCTTGCGGGCGCTGATCAGCCGGCACGTGAACCTGCGCTGA
- a CDS encoding GNAT family N-acetyltransferase, with protein sequence MFNPQPVTLQRGALRLDPLVEADIPPLVTLAEANREALAYMNGPLRPDWYRQGLAAQRDGQAVVFAIRLGDNLVGTTRFADFLPSLPAAEIGWTWLAAGEHGSGLNASIKYLMLRHAFEEWQLVRVELKTAASNLRAQRAIEKLGAQREGVLRNHRRLADGRLDDSVLYSITDRDWPDVKQRLEALFSA encoded by the coding sequence ATGTTCAATCCACAACCGGTCACCCTGCAGCGCGGCGCCCTGCGCCTCGATCCGCTGGTGGAGGCCGATATCCCGCCGCTGGTGACCCTGGCCGAAGCCAACCGTGAGGCGCTGGCCTACATGAACGGCCCGCTGCGTCCCGACTGGTACCGCCAGGGCCTGGCCGCGCAGCGGGACGGGCAGGCGGTGGTATTCGCCATCCGCCTGGGCGACAACCTGGTGGGCACCACCCGTTTCGCCGATTTCCTGCCCAGCCTGCCGGCCGCCGAGATCGGCTGGACCTGGCTGGCGGCCGGCGAGCACGGCAGTGGCCTGAACGCCTCGATCAAGTACCTGATGCTGCGCCATGCCTTCGAGGAATGGCAGCTGGTGCGGGTGGAGTTGAAGACCGCCGCCAGCAACCTGCGCGCCCAGCGCGCCATCGAGAAGCTCGGCGCCCAGCGCGAGGGTGTGCTGCGCAACCATCGCCGCCTGGCCGACGGCCGGCTGGACGACAGCGTGCTCTACAGCATTACCGACCGTGACTGGCCGGACGTGAAGCAACGCCTCGAGGCGCTGTTCAGCGCATAG
- a CDS encoding AMP-binding protein produces MSVSAPRTVYELLQASATAYPQRTALTFIHSLGAEIGAQDLSYADFFAQLNRTARLLLDLAGKPRPVISLLLPNLPQSQCLLWAAASIGVANPINPLLNEDALASLLEKAGTDLVVALGPVESSDLWQKALGASLRLPNRPACVSVLAQGGAFFYDLLQAHYSGEPLADELRPRADDIAAYFHTGGTTGLPKLARQTHANQVAAACAYRRCMAAVPEDVALNGLPIFHVAGALVNSLGGLASGLRMLLPTLGGFRNPEVIRQHWRLVEHYGITLSGGIPTSVAAMLEVPLDGRDISSLRFMLSGGAPVPAALCEKVKALTGLELYQAYGMTECAGVIALPNLSGPAIPGSAGHVAAPIEVKIDGGEICVRGPTVFAGYLGQESPTLEAGWLRSGDLGHLDEQGNLFITGRAKDLIIRSGHNIDPALIENCLERHPAVSLAAAVGMPDEYAGELPVVFVQLRQGHGASVDELQRFAFEHIDERPACPKRVFLMDALPVTVVGKIFKQRLRELAAASVYLERLRGDCPELDCEVEQGCDGILWISLSGVPAEQRTLCLERAEALGLRVREGVSSPVCA; encoded by the coding sequence ATGTCCGTTTCAGCTCCCCGTACCGTCTATGAATTGCTCCAGGCTTCGGCCACCGCTTATCCACAGCGGACCGCCCTGACCTTCATCCACAGCCTGGGGGCGGAGATCGGCGCGCAGGATTTGAGCTACGCGGATTTCTTCGCCCAGCTCAACCGCACTGCGCGCCTGTTGCTGGACCTGGCGGGCAAGCCCAGGCCGGTGATCAGCCTGCTGCTGCCGAACCTGCCGCAGAGTCAGTGCCTGCTCTGGGCGGCCGCCAGCATCGGTGTCGCCAACCCGATCAATCCGTTGCTGAACGAGGACGCCCTCGCCAGCTTGCTGGAGAAGGCCGGCACCGACCTGGTGGTGGCCCTCGGCCCGGTGGAGAGTTCCGACCTCTGGCAGAAGGCCCTGGGCGCGTCCTTGCGCCTGCCGAACCGGCCGGCCTGCGTGTCGGTGCTGGCGCAGGGGGGCGCGTTCTTCTACGACCTGTTGCAGGCCCACTACAGCGGCGAGCCGTTGGCGGATGAACTGCGGCCCCGGGCCGACGATATCGCGGCCTACTTCCATACCGGTGGCACCACCGGCCTGCCCAAGCTGGCCCGGCAGACCCACGCCAACCAGGTGGCCGCCGCCTGCGCCTATCGCCGGTGCATGGCCGCCGTGCCGGAGGACGTGGCGCTCAACGGCCTGCCGATCTTCCATGTCGCCGGTGCCCTGGTGAACAGCCTGGGTGGCCTGGCCAGCGGGCTGCGCATGCTGCTGCCGACCCTCGGCGGCTTCCGTAACCCGGAGGTGATCCGCCAGCACTGGCGCCTGGTGGAGCACTACGGCATCACCCTGAGTGGCGGCATTCCCACCTCGGTGGCGGCAATGCTCGAGGTGCCCCTCGATGGGCGCGACATCTCTAGCCTGCGTTTCATGCTCTCGGGCGGTGCGCCGGTGCCGGCGGCCCTGTGCGAGAAGGTGAAGGCATTGACCGGGCTGGAGCTCTACCAGGCCTACGGCATGACCGAATGCGCTGGCGTGATCGCCCTGCCCAACCTGTCCGGACCGGCCATTCCCGGCAGCGCCGGGCATGTGGCGGCACCCATCGAGGTGAAAATCGACGGCGGGGAGATCTGCGTGCGCGGCCCCACCGTGTTCGCCGGCTATCTGGGCCAGGAATCACCGACGCTGGAAGCAGGTTGGCTGCGCAGCGGCGACCTGGGCCACCTGGATGAGCAGGGCAACCTGTTCATCACCGGCCGCGCCAAGGACCTGATCATCCGCAGCGGCCACAACATCGACCCGGCGCTGATCGAAAATTGCCTGGAACGCCATCCGGCGGTGTCCCTGGCGGCCGCCGTGGGCATGCCGGACGAGTACGCCGGCGAGCTGCCGGTGGTCTTCGTGCAGTTGCGCCAGGGCCATGGGGCCAGCGTCGACGAACTGCAACGCTTCGCCTTCGAACACATCGACGAGCGACCGGCCTGTCCCAAGCGGGTATTCCTGATGGACGCCCTGCCGGTAACGGTGGTGGGCAAGATCTTCAAGCAGCGCCTGCGCGAGCTGGCAGCGGCCAGCGTCTACCTGGAGCGGCTTCGCGGCGATTGCCCGGAGCTGGATTGCGAGGTGGAGCAGGGGTGCGACGGCATCCTGTGGATCAGTCTGTCCGGCGTGCCGGCCGAGCAGCGTACCCTCTGCCTGGAGCGCGCCGAAGCCCTGGGTTTGCGGGTGCGCGAGGGGGTCAGCTCGCCCGTTTGCGCTTGA
- a CDS encoding AzlD domain-containing protein, whose product MQTWSLILGMAAITFAIRYSLFAWPNLSFPPLVRQGLHYVPTAVLTAIVVPGMLMPDGEHLRLALDNAYLLAGLGAILIAALTRHLLATILGGLVLFFLLRWALGQLPV is encoded by the coding sequence ATGCAAACCTGGAGCCTGATCCTCGGCATGGCGGCCATCACCTTCGCCATCCGCTACAGCCTGTTCGCCTGGCCGAACCTGAGCTTCCCACCGCTGGTGCGCCAGGGCCTGCACTATGTGCCGACGGCGGTACTGACCGCCATCGTGGTTCCGGGGATGCTGATGCCCGACGGCGAGCACCTGCGGCTCGCCCTGGACAACGCCTACCTGCTGGCGGGGCTGGGCGCCATCCTGATCGCCGCCCTGACGCGCCACCTGCTGGCGACCATCCTCGGTGGCCTGGTGCTGTTCTTCCTGCTGCGCTGGGCGCTGGGGCAGTTGCCGGTCTGA